The following coding sequences lie in one Mycobacterium sp. Z3061 genomic window:
- a CDS encoding PE family protein: protein MSTFVSAVPDAFATASQDLIRIRSAITAANSAAANSTTRVLAAGADEVSVAISALFGNFARDYQALSGDVANFHEQFVRTLTAGGEAYGLAEAANTSPLQALEQAVVDTINAPTEFLVRRRLIGDGAAGTAANPNGQSGGLLWGNGGHGYNGLGGSGGAAGLFGNGGTGGVGASGVAGGSGGNGGLLFGNGGAGGAGGTGAPGGAGGSAVLFGSGGIGGAGAAGFAGGSGGAGGFLFGSGGDGGAGGAGAAGTGVSGGAGGSGGASGYLGGTGGAGGAGGDGSAGAAGQVGGAGGSGGTGGVSRALGLSSGGTGGAGGNGGAGGFGAAGADGGWAGADGSTGGTGGTGGAGGAAQGLFSKGGIGGLGGNGGAGGDGGSGGAGAGFGTVGGNGGNGASGGAAGSGGAGGAGGLLGLGGGAGNAGVGGNGGVGGSGATGDVGASRGPGGGLAADGYRGGTGGNGGAGGNSSNAGFNGSGGAGGAGGAGGGGGAGGADIGTGAGGGGQGGAGGDGGVGGAAGTGGAGGTVGAGGKAGTGGNGGVGGNGSAAVSASQLGGDGGFGGKGGQGGQGGSAGGATGTSGAGGAGGVGGHGGNGGAGYNDDGNNNATAGGNGGRGGNSGSGGAAGGVGTGGTAGLDGTGGQGGVGGTGGSGATGKAGYDGGLGAAGGRGGAGGSGGTTGGSAGGATGTSGAGGAGGVGGHGGNGGAGYNDDGNNNATAGGNGGRGGNSGSGGAAGGVGTGGTAGLDGTGGQGGVGGTGGSGATGKAGYDGGLGAAGGRGGAGGSGGTTGAGGDGGAGGVGGQGGAGGADLGQGGATAPAGSQGGAGGRGGNAGDGAVWGDGGAGGRGGNGGAGATGADSIYVGGLPGAGDVGGRGGDGGIGGDGGNSGFGGVNGASGAGGDGGDGGAGGAGVRAAAPAGASAVPVAMAVRVAKRELAARSVR, encoded by the coding sequence ATGTCTACTTTCGTGAGTGCAGTGCCTGATGCGTTCGCGACCGCGTCGCAGGATCTGATCCGAATCCGATCTGCGATCACCGCGGCCAACTCGGCCGCGGCCAATTCCACGACCCGGGTTCTCGCGGCGGGGGCCGACGAAGTGTCGGTGGCAATCTCAGCACTTTTCGGCAATTTCGCGAGGGATTACCAGGCACTCTCCGGAGACGTCGCGAATTTTCACGAGCAATTCGTCCGGACCTTGACCGCGGGCGGGGAAGCGTACGGCCTCGCTGAGGCCGCCAACACATCGCCCCTGCAGGCACTCGAGCAGGCCGTAGTCGACACGATCAACGCGCCGACCGAATTCCTGGTCCGGCGCCGACTGATCGGCGACGGCGCCGCCGGCACGGCGGCAAACCCCAACGGGCAGTCCGGCGGACTGTTGTGGGGCAACGGTGGCCACGGCTACAACGGCCTGGGCGGTAGCGGCGGCGCGGCCGGCTTGTTCGGCAACGGCGGGACCGGCGGTGTCGGGGCGAGCGGTGTCGCCGGCGGATCCGGAGGCAACGGCGGGTTGCTGTTCGGCAATGGAGGCGCCGGCGGGGCCGGCGGCACCGGCGCGCCAGGGGGCGCGGGCGGATCTGCGGTCTTGTTCGGCAGCGGCGGCATCGGCGGAGCCGGCGCGGCCGGCTTCGCCGGGGGATCCGGAGGTGCGGGTGGATTCCTCTTCGGCAGCGGGGGTGACGGAGGAGCCGGCGGTGCCGGTGCTGCCGGCACCGGCGTGTCAGGAGGTGCCGGCGGGTCCGGAGGCGCCAGTGGCTACCTGGGCGGCACGGGTGGTGCGGGCGGAGCCGGCGGCGACGGCTCTGCCGGGGCGGCCGGCCAGGTCGGTGGAGCCGGCGGGTCGGGCGGCACCGGGGGCGTCAGCCGGGCACTCGGCCTGTCTTCCGGTGGCACCGGCGGGGCCGGCGGTAACGGTGGTGCGGGCGGATTCGGTGCCGCGGGTGCCGACGGTGGTTGGGCCGGCGCAGACGGCTCCACCGGCGGCACCGGCGGCACCGGCGGTGCCGGCGGGGCGGCGCAGGGACTTTTCAGTAAAGGCGGCATCGGGGGCCTGGGTGGCAACGGCGGTGCGGGCGGCGACGGCGGGTCCGGCGGGGCCGGTGCGGGCTTCGGCACGGTCGGCGGGAACGGCGGTAATGGCGCCTCGGGTGGCGCTGCCGGGTCGGGTGGCGCCGGTGGAGCCGGCGGATTGCTCGGCCTCGGCGGCGGTGCCGGCAACGCCGGCGTGGGTGGAAACGGCGGCGTCGGCGGATCGGGCGCTACCGGGGATGTCGGCGCGTCGCGCGGGCCGGGCGGCGGTCTTGCGGCAGACGGGTACCGCGGCGGAACCGGCGGCAATGGCGGCGCGGGAGGCAACTCAAGCAATGCCGGCTTCAACGGCTCCGGCGGTGCGGGTGGAGCAGGCGGCGCGGGCGGTGGCGGTGGTGCCGGTGGTGCAGACATCGGGACAGGTGCCGGCGGGGGCGGTCAGGGCGGAGCGGGTGGTGACGGCGGCGTCGGTGGCGCGGCAGGCACCGGCGGTGCCGGAGGCACGGTTGGCGCCGGCGGCAAGGCCGGCACCGGCGGCAACGGCGGAGTGGGCGGCAACGGATCAGCCGCCGTATCCGCCTCGCAACTCGGCGGCGACGGCGGCTTCGGCGGCAAGGGCGGTCAGGGCGGCCAGGGCGGCAGCGCCGGTGGCGCGACCGGGACCAGTGGTGCCGGCGGCGCCGGCGGTGTCGGCGGTCACGGCGGCAACGGCGGGGCGGGCTACAACGACGACGGCAATAACAACGCCACCGCCGGCGGCAACGGCGGCCGCGGTGGCAACAGCGGTTCCGGCGGCGCGGCCGGTGGCGTCGGCACCGGCGGCACGGCCGGACTCGATGGCACTGGCGGCCAGGGCGGAGTTGGAGGTACCGGTGGCAGCGGTGCCACCGGTAAGGCCGGCTACGACGGTGGACTCGGCGCGGCCGGTGGCCGGGGCGGCGCCGGAGGTTCGGGCGGAACCACCGGCGGCAGCGCCGGTGGCGCGACCGGGACCAGTGGTGCCGGCGGCGCCGGCGGTGTCGGCGGTCACGGCGGCAACGGCGGGGCGGGCTACAACGACGACGGCAATAACAACGCCACCGCCGGCGGCAACGGCGGCCGCGGTGGCAACAGCGGTTCCGGCGGCGCGGCCGGTGGCGTCGGCACCGGCGGCACGGCCGGACTCGATGGCACTGGCGGCCAGGGCGGAGTTGGAGGTACCGGTGGCAGCGGTGCCACCGGTAAGGCCGGCTACGACGGTGGACTCGGCGCGGCCGGTGGCCGGGGCGGCGCCGGAGGTTCGGGCGGAACCACCGGCGCCGGCGGTGACGGTGGCGCCGGCGGCGTGGGCGGGCAGGGCGGCGCAGGCGGCGCCGACCTGGGTCAAGGCGGGGCGACGGCTCCGGCGGGCAGCCAAGGCGGGGCCGGAGGCCGCGGCGGCAACGCCGGGGATGGCGCCGTATGGGGCGATGGCGGAGCCGGTGGCCGCGGCGGCAACGGTGGCGCGGGCGCTACCGGCGCCGACTCGATTTACGTCGGCGGACTCCCCGGCGCGGGTGACGTCGGCGGTCGCGGCGGCGACGGCGGCATCGGCGGCGACGGCGGCAATTCCGGCTTCGGCGGAGTCAACGGCGCCAGCGGCGCCGGGGGCGACGGAGGCGACGGCGGTGCCGGTGGTGCCGGCGTGCGGGCCGCGGCGCCCGCCGGGGCCTCGGCGGTGCCGGTGGCAATGGCGGTGCGGGTGGCAAAGCGGGAACTGGCGGCGCGCTCAGTGAGATAG
- a CDS encoding DUF4436 domain-containing protein has product MDETFALPAHSPADTDQRRRRRHLILDVSVVLSVVVVYLLSLFGYHLLATSPGPLPEPDMTTTDNSVVLVRIEQLHAVEHRLDVKVLVKPDDSMVDPRLNVLNTDTSVRFFPQNDLGDLQYPMGKSPAQVATTIPAHGEPGDWPFDTYTTDTIQADVLVGTGDGRQYKPARVEVTGVLEGWDVSATRVGRDSHDPNRPDNVIITIKRAKGPLVFDLGICLVLVALPTLALFVAIQMLTGRRKFLPPFSTWYAAMLFAVVPLRNILPGSPPAGSWVDQAVVIWVLIGLATALILYILAWHRQGD; this is encoded by the coding sequence CTGGACGAGACGTTCGCGCTGCCCGCGCACAGCCCCGCGGATACGGATCAGCGGCGTCGCCGCCGCCACCTCATCCTCGATGTCTCCGTCGTCCTCAGCGTGGTCGTCGTCTACCTGTTGTCGCTGTTCGGTTACCACCTGCTGGCCACCTCGCCCGGGCCGCTGCCCGAGCCGGACATGACGACCACGGACAACAGCGTGGTCCTGGTGCGCATCGAGCAACTGCACGCCGTCGAACATCGCCTGGACGTCAAAGTCCTTGTCAAGCCCGATGATTCGATGGTCGACCCGCGCCTGAACGTGTTGAACACCGATACCTCGGTGCGATTCTTCCCACAGAACGACCTGGGTGACCTGCAGTACCCGATGGGCAAGTCGCCGGCGCAGGTGGCCACCACCATCCCGGCGCACGGCGAACCCGGCGACTGGCCGTTCGACACCTACACGACTGACACCATCCAGGCCGATGTGCTGGTCGGAACCGGCGACGGCCGTCAGTACAAGCCGGCCCGGGTGGAGGTGACCGGCGTGCTGGAGGGCTGGGACGTCTCGGCAACCCGGGTCGGGCGGGACAGTCACGACCCCAACCGCCCCGACAACGTGATCATCACCATCAAGCGGGCCAAGGGGCCGCTCGTCTTCGATCTGGGGATCTGCCTGGTGCTGGTGGCCCTGCCGACGCTGGCGCTGTTCGTGGCCATCCAGATGCTGACCGGCCGGCGCAAGTTCCTGCCGCCGTTCTCCACCTGGTATGCCGCGATGCTGTTCGCGGTGGTGCCGCTGCGCAACATCCTGCCCGGTTCTCCGCCGGCCGGCTCCTGGGTCGACCAGGCGGTGGTGATCTGGGTGCTGATCGGGCTCGCGACCGCGTTGATCCTCTACATCCTGGCCTGGCACCGGCAGGGGGACTAG
- the rplN gene encoding 50S ribosomal protein L14, with protein sequence MIQQESRLKVADNTGAKEILCIRVLGGSSRRYAGIGDIIVATVKDAIPGGNVKRGDVVKAVVVRTVKERRRPDGSYIKFDENAAVIIKPDNDPRGTRIFGPVGRELREKKFMKIISLAPEVL encoded by the coding sequence GTGATTCAGCAGGAATCGCGGCTGAAGGTCGCCGACAACACCGGCGCCAAGGAGATCTTGTGCATCCGCGTGCTCGGCGGCTCGTCGCGACGCTATGCCGGCATCGGCGACATCATCGTCGCCACGGTCAAGGACGCCATCCCGGGCGGCAACGTCAAACGGGGTGACGTCGTGAAGGCCGTCGTGGTGCGCACCGTCAAGGAGCGCAGGCGCCCCGACGGCAGCTACATCAAGTTCGATGAGAACGCCGCGGTGATCATCAAGCCCGACAACGACCCGCGCGGTACCCGCATCTTCGGGCCGGTCGGCCGCGAACTGCGGGAGAAGAAGTTCATGAAGATCATCTCGCTCGCCCCGGAGGTGTTGTAG
- the rplX gene encoding 50S ribosomal protein L24 has product MKVHKGDTVLVIAGKDKGAKGKVIQAYPDRNRVLVEGVNRIKKHTAISTNQRGARSGGIVTQEAPIHVSNVMVVDSDGKPTRIGYRVDEETGKRVRISKRNGKDI; this is encoded by the coding sequence GTGAAGGTCCATAAAGGCGACACCGTGCTGGTCATCGCCGGCAAAGACAAAGGGGCGAAGGGCAAGGTCATTCAGGCCTACCCGGACCGCAACCGGGTGCTGGTCGAAGGCGTCAACCGGATCAAGAAGCACACCGCGATCTCGACCAACCAGCGCGGCGCCCGCTCGGGTGGCATCGTCACCCAGGAAGCGCCGATCCACGTGTCCAACGTGATGGTGGTCGACTCCGACGGCAAGCCCACCCGCATCGGCTACCGCGTGGACGAAGAGACCGGCAAGCGCGTCCGCATCTCCAAGCGCAACGGCAAGGACATCTGA
- the rplE gene encoding 50S ribosomal protein L5 yields MTTAEKTQPRLKERYRNEIRDALHKQFGYGNVMQIPTVTKVVVNMGVGEAARDAKLINGAVNDLSLITGQKPEIRKARKSIAQFKLREGMPIGARVTLRGDRMWEFLDRLTSIALPRIRDFRGLSPKQFDGVGNYTFGLAEQSVFHEIDVDKIDRVRGMDISVVTSATNDDEGRALLRALGFPFKEN; encoded by the coding sequence ATGACTACTGCAGAGAAAACGCAGCCGCGCTTGAAAGAGCGCTACCGCAATGAAATCCGCGACGCACTGCACAAGCAGTTCGGCTACGGCAACGTCATGCAGATCCCGACGGTGACCAAGGTTGTGGTCAACATGGGTGTCGGCGAGGCCGCCCGGGACGCCAAACTGATCAACGGCGCCGTCAACGACCTGTCGCTGATCACCGGGCAGAAGCCGGAGATCCGCAAGGCGCGCAAGTCCATTGCGCAGTTCAAGTTGCGCGAAGGCATGCCGATCGGCGCGCGGGTCACCCTGCGTGGCGACCGTATGTGGGAGTTCCTCGACCGGCTCACCTCGATCGCGCTGCCCCGTATCCGTGACTTCCGCGGGTTGTCGCCCAAGCAGTTCGACGGTGTCGGCAACTACACCTTCGGTCTCGCCGAGCAGTCGGTCTTCCACGAGATCGACGTGGACAAGATCGACCGCGTCCGCGGTATGGACATCAGCGTCGTCACCTCGGCGACGAACGACGACGAAGGACGAGCGCTGTTGCGGGCCCTCGGCTTTCCCTTCAAGGAGAACTGA
- a CDS encoding type Z 30S ribosomal protein S14 produces the protein MAKKALVNKANRKPKFAVRGYTRCSKCGRPRAVFRKFGLCRICLREMAHAGELPGVQKSSW, from the coding sequence ATGGCGAAGAAGGCACTGGTCAACAAAGCCAACCGCAAGCCGAAGTTCGCGGTGCGCGGCTACACGCGCTGCAGCAAGTGCGGTCGTCCGCGCGCGGTGTTCCGCAAGTTCGGGCTCTGCCGAATCTGCTTGCGCGAGATGGCGCATGCGGGCGAGTTGCCCGGCGTGCAGAAGAGCAGTTGGTGA
- the rpsH gene encoding 30S ribosomal protein S8 — protein MTMTDPIADFLTRLRNANSAYHDEVTLPHSKIKANIAQILKSEGYITDFRTEDARVGKSLIVQLKYGPSRERSIAGLKRVSKPGLRVYAKSTNLPRVLGGLGVAIISTSSGLLTDRQAARQGVGGEVLAYVW, from the coding sequence ATGACGATGACGGACCCAATCGCGGACTTCTTGACACGTCTGCGCAACGCCAACTCGGCGTACCACGACGAAGTGACCCTGCCGCACTCCAAGATCAAGGCCAACATCGCCCAGATCCTGAAGAGCGAGGGTTACATCACCGACTTCCGCACCGAGGATGCTCGGGTCGGCAAGTCGCTGATCGTCCAGCTCAAGTACGGACCCAGCCGCGAGCGCAGCATCGCTGGTCTGAAGCGGGTGTCCAAGCCCGGCTTGCGGGTGTACGCAAAGTCCACCAACCTGCCGCGGGTACTGGGAGGCCTTGGCGTCGCGATCATTTCGACGTCGTCGGGTCTGCTCACCGACCGTCAGGCAGCCAGACAAGGCGTGGGCGGCGAAGTCCTCGCGTACGTATGGTGA
- the rplF gene encoding 50S ribosomal protein L6 has product MSRIGKQPVPIPAGVDVTIEGQNVSVKGPKGTLELTVAEPITVARNDDGAIVVARPNDERQNRSLHGLSRTLVANLVTGVTEGYTTKMEIYGVGYRVQLKGSNLEFALGYSHPVVIEAPEGITFAVQAPTKFTVTGIDKQKVGQISANIRRLRRPDPYKGKGVRYEGEQIRRKVGKTGK; this is encoded by the coding sequence ATGTCGCGTATTGGTAAGCAACCGGTTCCGATTCCCGCGGGAGTCGACGTAACCATCGAGGGCCAGAACGTCTCGGTCAAGGGGCCCAAGGGCACTCTGGAACTGACTGTCGCCGAACCGATTACGGTGGCCCGCAACGACGACGGCGCCATCGTGGTCGCCCGTCCGAACGACGAACGGCAGAACCGTTCGCTGCACGGGCTGTCGCGCACCCTGGTGGCCAACCTGGTCACGGGTGTGACCGAGGGCTACACCACCAAGATGGAGATCTACGGGGTGGGCTACCGCGTGCAACTCAAAGGCAGCAACCTGGAGTTCGCGCTCGGTTACAGCCACCCGGTGGTGATCGAGGCGCCTGAGGGCATCACGTTCGCCGTGCAGGCCCCGACGAAGTTCACCGTCACGGGTATCGACAAGCAGAAGGTCGGCCAGATCTCGGCGAACATCCGCCGTCTGCGCCGCCCCGACCCGTACAAGGGCAAGGGCGTGCGCTACGAGGGTGAGCAGATCCGCCGCAAGGTCGGAAAGACAGGTAAGTAG
- the rplR gene encoding 50S ribosomal protein L18: MGQSVSATRRVSRLRRHARLRKKISGTAERPRLVVNRSSRHIHVQLVNDLNGTTVAAASSIESDVRGLDGDKKARSVRVGQLIAERAKAAGVDSVVFDRGGYTYGGRIAALADAARENGLSF, translated from the coding sequence GTGGGGCAGAGCGTATCCGCGACCCGCCGGGTCTCGCGGCTGCGCCGGCACGCACGGCTGCGCAAGAAGATCTCCGGCACCGCGGAGCGTCCCCGACTGGTGGTCAACCGGTCTTCGCGGCACATTCACGTGCAACTGGTGAATGACCTGAACGGCACCACGGTGGCTGCGGCTTCGTCGATCGAATCCGACGTGCGCGGACTGGATGGGGACAAGAAAGCCCGTAGCGTGCGGGTCGGACAGTTGATCGCCGAGCGGGCCAAGGCTGCCGGCGTCGACTCCGTGGTCTTCGACCGCGGCGGCTACACCTACGGTGGACGGATCGCGGCATTGGCCGATGCTGCCCGCGAGAACGGATTGAGTTTCTGA
- the rpsE gene encoding 30S ribosomal protein S5: MAEQSAGGQGPDSRDGGRDSRDGRGRRDGGGRGGRDRDRDGDKSNYLERVVAINRVSKVVKGGRRFSFTALVIVGDGNGMVGVGYGKAKEVPAAIAKGVEEARKGFFRVPLIRGTITHPVQGEAAAGVVLLRPASPGTGVIAGGAARAVLECAGVHDILAKSLGSDNAINVVHATVAALKMLQRPEEVAARRGLPIEDVAPAGMLKARRESDALAAAAAREGTAQ, encoded by the coding sequence ATGGCGGAACAGTCCGCTGGGGGTCAGGGCCCCGACAGCCGTGACGGCGGCCGCGACTCGCGCGACGGACGGGGCCGCCGCGACGGCGGTGGCCGTGGCGGTCGCGACCGCGACCGCGACGGTGACAAGAGCAATTACCTGGAGCGGGTCGTCGCGATCAACCGTGTCTCCAAGGTGGTCAAGGGTGGTCGGCGATTCAGCTTCACCGCTCTGGTCATCGTCGGTGACGGCAACGGGATGGTCGGTGTCGGCTACGGCAAGGCCAAAGAGGTTCCGGCCGCGATCGCCAAGGGCGTCGAGGAGGCCCGCAAGGGTTTCTTCCGGGTGCCGTTGATCCGCGGGACCATCACGCACCCGGTACAGGGCGAGGCCGCCGCCGGCGTCGTGCTGCTGCGCCCGGCCAGTCCGGGTACCGGTGTGATCGCCGGTGGTGCGGCGCGTGCGGTGCTGGAATGCGCCGGCGTGCACGACATCCTGGCCAAGTCGCTCGGTAGCGACAACGCGATCAACGTGGTGCATGCGACCGTCGCCGCGTTGAAGATGCTGCAGCGTCCCGAAGAGGTGGCCGCTCGCCGCGGTCTGCCCATCGAGGACGTCGCCCCGGCCGGGATGCTCAAGGCGCGCCGCGAGAGCGACGCCCTGGCCGCTGCCGCGGCACGAGAGGGAACAGCACAATGA
- the rpmD gene encoding 50S ribosomal protein L30: MSQLKITQVRSTIGARWKQRESLRTLGLRKIRHSVIREDNPQTRGLIAVVNHLVEVESAPEGKTQ; this comes from the coding sequence ATGAGCCAGTTGAAGATCACCCAGGTGCGCAGCACCATCGGTGCGCGCTGGAAGCAGCGCGAAAGCCTGCGCACGCTGGGCCTGCGCAAGATTCGCCACTCGGTGATCCGCGAAGACAACCCGCAGACGCGCGGGTTGATCGCAGTGGTGAACCACCTGGTTGAGGTGGAGTCGGCGCCCGAAGGGAAGACACAGTGA
- the rplO gene encoding 50S ribosomal protein L15, translating to MTIKLHDLRPAPGSKTARTRVGRGEGSKGKTAGRGTKGTKARKNVPSTFEGGQMPIHMRLPKLKGFRNRFRTEYQVVNVGDISRLFPEGGTVGIDELVAKGAVRKNGLVKVLGDGKLTVKVDLTAHKFSGSAREKITAAGGSATEL from the coding sequence GTGACCATCAAGCTGCACGACCTGCGGCCTGCGCCCGGGTCGAAGACCGCGCGCACCCGAGTCGGCCGCGGTGAAGGCTCCAAGGGCAAGACCGCGGGCCGCGGTACCAAGGGTACGAAGGCTCGCAAGAATGTTCCATCGACCTTCGAGGGTGGGCAGATGCCCATCCACATGCGACTGCCCAAGTTGAAGGGCTTCCGCAACCGGTTCCGCACCGAGTACCAGGTGGTCAACGTCGGCGACATCAGCCGCTTGTTCCCCGAGGGCGGCACCGTCGGCATCGACGAGTTGGTGGCCAAGGGCGCGGTTCGCAAGAACGGGTTGGTCAAGGTGCTCGGCGACGGCAAGCTGACTGTGAAGGTCGACCTGACCGCACACAAGTTCAGCGGCAGCGCACGGGAGAAGATCACTGCGGCCGGCGGCAGCGCCACCGAGCTGTAG